From Carassius auratus strain Wakin chromosome 22, ASM336829v1, whole genome shotgun sequence, a single genomic window includes:
- the LOC113040507 gene encoding uncharacterized protein LOC113040507, with translation MHFSSYYLMFGRGARYASEVPDDYEVNYEMVERTVASEALTTSLQDLPKVHKFVVEHVEKVRKRKALQGQENRFNVGDKVLRKNVCEEQRKGGKIGSAMFGPFTVINNEGKSVDLVSEKVKATLKVNVDHLTRYIEPEPRLLHKWPKTGATIVIPLHYPPTCHEPEETPTDTFLQHSYIINAYLNSLVKEHTTESKRGFVIDSYQMSSMWQENCQSPLNLQNSIDEMQLDFKDIFSDFVNKKV, from the exons ATGCATTTCTCTTCTTACTATCTCATGTTTGGTCGGGGGGCAAGATATGCTTCAGAAGTTCCTGATGACTATGAG GTAAATTATGAAATGGTGGAGAGAACTGTGGCTTCGGAAGCCTTGACTACTAGCCTTCAAGACCTGCCAAAGGTGCACAAATTTGTTGTGGAGCATGTAGAAAAGGTGAGGAAGAGGAAGGCTCTGCAGGGCCAGGAGAACAGATTTAATGTTGGAGACAAAGTTTTACGGAAAAATGTTTGTGAAGAACAGCGAAAGGGAGGAAAAATTGGAAGTGCTATGTTTGGCCCTTTTACAGTAATTAACAATGAAGGTAAAAGTGTGGACCtagtttctgaaaaagtaaaGGCCACACTGAAGGTAAATGTAGACCACCTTACCCGCTACATTGAGCCAGAACCAAGGTTGCTGCACAAATGGCCTAAAACTGGCGCTACCATTGTCATTCCTCTCCATTACCCACCTACATGCCATGAGCCTGAAGAGACCCCAACAGACACTTTTCTACAGCACTCTTAT ATAATAAATGCTTACCTCAACAGTTTGGTGAAAGAGCACACCACAGAGTCCAAAAGAGGCTTTGTAATAGACTCATATCAAATGTCCTCCATGTGGCAAGAAA ACTGTCAGTCTCCTCTCAATCTGCAGAATTCAATCGATGAGATGCAGCTGGACTTCAAAGACATCTTCAGTGACTTTGTCAACAAAAAGGTCTGA